The following proteins are encoded in a genomic region of Rhizobium sp. NLR16a:
- a CDS encoding gamma-glutamyl-gamma-aminobutyrate hydrolase family protein produces the protein MAEDSPAIVGVVCDRQTVDGVDYDVVRARYLEALHLTAGVVPVLIPGGLADKELRTCLLAFNGLLLTGAASNVSPSRYGGPMACASTLDLDRDRTSIAAIEIALSLGVPLFGICRGLQELNVALGGTLSTNISEGEGRGVHVEDLSLSRDLQYAPSHAIVAEGNGHIAECIRRLKTNSVSVNTLHEQGIAQLADGLAVDARCVDGVIEAVSVKEATTFAAAVQWHPEWFHVEDPLSGEIFRAFGEACHLHVKRKMLQP, from the coding sequence ATGGCAGAAGACAGCCCGGCAATCGTTGGTGTCGTTTGCGATCGCCAGACGGTCGACGGCGTTGATTATGATGTGGTGCGCGCCCGTTATCTCGAAGCGTTGCACCTCACCGCTGGCGTCGTGCCAGTCCTGATCCCAGGGGGACTTGCCGACAAAGAGTTGCGGACCTGCCTGTTGGCCTTCAATGGATTGCTCCTGACCGGCGCGGCGTCAAATGTATCACCTTCACGATACGGGGGTCCGATGGCTTGCGCCAGCACGCTCGATCTTGATCGCGACAGGACGAGCATCGCTGCGATCGAGATTGCTTTGTCGCTGGGCGTCCCCTTGTTCGGAATCTGCCGTGGGCTGCAGGAACTCAATGTTGCACTTGGAGGCACCCTTTCAACCAATATCTCGGAAGGTGAAGGCCGAGGTGTGCATGTTGAAGATCTGTCTCTCTCGCGTGATCTTCAATACGCTCCCTCACATGCAATTGTCGCTGAAGGTAACGGCCATATCGCGGAGTGCATTCGCCGCCTGAAGACAAATTCTGTTTCAGTCAACACACTGCACGAGCAGGGCATTGCACAATTGGCGGATGGTCTTGCTGTCGATGCGCGGTGCGTGGACGGCGTCATCGAAGCCGTATCGGTAAAGGAAGCAACGACATTTGCCGCAGCTGTGCAATGGCATCCTGAATGGTTTCACGTCGAGGATCCGCTCAGCGGTGAAATCTTCCGCGCCTTCGGTGAGGCGTGCCACTTGCATGTGAAAAGAAAGATGTTACAGCCGTGA
- a CDS encoding O-acetylhomoserine aminocarboxypropyltransferase/cysteine synthase family protein, whose protein sequence is MPTKTQRNIATTQPVPAPALHVETAVLHGSYRYDQTTLATTVPIYLSNAYAFESIDHASDVFDLRREGRTYSRLMNPTTDILEQRIASLEGGVAALATSSGQAAIMLAILNIAVAGDNIVSSAHLYGGTINLLSSTFQRLGIETRFVDPGDPTRFREASDERTRCWFAEALPNPKLTPFPIVEVGAIAHEMGILLIIDNTMTPLITRPLELGAHVTLHSTSKYICGHGTTIGGVVVDGGTFDWEACSERFPLMTRPDVSHGNIRWLEAARDLPGPYGASPFLLKMRNTLMRDFGPCPSPFASFLCIQGLETLPLRMPRHCSNARRVAEYLKEHRNVLDVTYPSLGGTLERRRAEQNMGDHGGPMIVFEIAGGIDAGRRFIERLQLVYHVANIGDARTLATHPASTTHASVPQAARLASGVRDGTIRISVGLEHVDDILADIGQALEEA, encoded by the coding sequence ATGCCGACCAAAACCCAGAGAAATATCGCCACAACACAACCCGTTCCGGCGCCGGCGCTGCACGTTGAGACGGCGGTGCTTCACGGTAGCTATCGTTACGATCAGACAACACTCGCGACGACTGTGCCGATCTACCTCTCGAATGCCTATGCTTTTGAATCTATTGATCACGCATCAGACGTATTTGATCTGCGAAGAGAGGGACGCACCTATTCGCGGTTGATGAATCCGACGACGGATATACTCGAGCAACGCATTGCTTCTCTGGAGGGCGGCGTCGCGGCTTTGGCGACGTCGTCGGGCCAGGCCGCGATTATGCTCGCCATTTTGAATATTGCGGTGGCGGGCGACAACATTGTGAGTTCCGCTCATCTATATGGCGGGACAATCAATCTGCTTTCTAGTACCTTTCAAAGGCTCGGGATCGAAACGCGTTTCGTCGATCCGGGCGATCCTACACGTTTCCGCGAAGCCTCAGACGAACGTACGCGTTGTTGGTTTGCCGAAGCATTGCCCAATCCGAAACTCACACCTTTCCCGATCGTGGAGGTCGGCGCGATTGCACATGAAATGGGCATTCTGCTCATCATCGACAACACCATGACCCCTCTCATCACACGCCCGCTTGAGCTCGGCGCGCATGTGACCTTGCACTCCACGTCAAAATACATCTGCGGCCACGGCACCACGATTGGTGGGGTCGTCGTGGATGGCGGCACCTTTGATTGGGAGGCCTGTTCCGAACGATTTCCGTTGATGACCCGCCCTGATGTCTCCCATGGCAATATCCGTTGGCTCGAAGCTGCGCGTGATCTGCCCGGTCCCTATGGAGCCAGCCCTTTCCTGCTCAAGATGCGCAATACGCTCATGCGTGACTTTGGCCCCTGTCCATCACCATTCGCATCGTTTCTCTGCATCCAGGGCCTGGAGACGCTGCCATTGCGGATGCCGCGACATTGCTCCAATGCCCGCCGCGTCGCTGAATATCTCAAGGAGCATCGGAACGTCCTCGACGTGACCTATCCGAGTCTTGGCGGAACGCTGGAACGACGTCGCGCCGAGCAAAACATGGGCGACCATGGCGGCCCGATGATCGTTTTCGAGATCGCCGGCGGTATCGATGCCGGCCGCCGGTTTATCGAGCGCCTACAACTCGTCTACCATGTTGCAAACATCGGCGATGCGAGGACACTCGCCACGCATCCGGCCTCCACGACGCATGCGTCAGTGCCGCAAGCAGCGCGCCTGGCTTCCGGCGTGCGCGACGGAACGATTCGGATTTCCGTCGGGCTTGAACATGTCGACGATATCCTTGCTGATATCGGTCAAGCCCTTGAAGAGGCCTGA
- a CDS encoding fatty acid desaturase family protein has translation MALQYRAKGIFMNSHAQPLYKGIEAPDRYTHHHFDRSITGDIKALATDNWHGPFYIVKDYAVIATLVWLVVDVSWWFYPLAVIMIGAHQRGISTILHDSAHGVLTKNRLLNFLLGTWPTAWPIFQRHFAYKESHVHSHHPFLGRADADPDLEFFIKEGVFTPRTDRSFIWKIIVLPLLGSKTYAYFRYLVRNRYQVIVASLSGKESATRVQRGEGWRCEFDRWGFYAFWASIAAAGLASSYFLEFLLLWVVPYVTSFHIIGWFIEMSEHCSSIDNQHVNLHMARNRQSRNIEKWLTGINNDNYHLDHHLDPTTPFWRLPEAHAIRMSDLEYAAHCSETGGIFQSGPNGEPSILMLIRDQNRKRFIESALA, from the coding sequence ATGGCGCTTCAATATCGAGCAAAAGGTATTTTCATGAACAGTCATGCTCAACCTCTCTATAAAGGTATCGAAGCGCCTGATCGCTATACGCACCATCACTTCGATCGATCTATCACCGGTGACATCAAGGCTCTTGCGACTGACAATTGGCATGGCCCATTTTACATCGTTAAGGACTATGCGGTGATCGCTACCCTTGTGTGGCTGGTGGTTGATGTAAGCTGGTGGTTTTATCCTCTCGCGGTAATCATGATCGGCGCGCATCAAAGGGGCATTTCCACCATTTTGCACGATTCCGCGCATGGCGTTCTGACAAAGAATCGCTTGCTGAACTTCCTGCTCGGCACGTGGCCAACCGCCTGGCCGATCTTTCAGCGCCACTTTGCCTACAAGGAGTCTCATGTCCATAGTCATCACCCCTTCCTTGGCAGAGCCGACGCCGATCCCGACCTAGAGTTCTTTATAAAGGAAGGCGTATTCACGCCGCGGACGGATCGTTCCTTTATCTGGAAGATCATTGTTCTTCCGTTACTCGGATCGAAGACCTACGCTTATTTCAGGTATCTGGTACGTAACAGATACCAGGTGATTGTCGCTTCCCTTTCCGGCAAGGAGAGCGCTACGCGAGTTCAGCGTGGAGAAGGGTGGCGCTGTGAATTCGATCGCTGGGGCTTCTATGCATTCTGGGCGTCTATTGCCGCGGCGGGTCTGGCCTCCAGCTATTTCCTGGAATTCCTCCTGCTCTGGGTCGTTCCCTACGTCACCTCATTCCATATCATCGGATGGTTCATCGAGATGTCTGAGCACTGCAGCTCCATCGACAACCAGCACGTCAACCTTCATATGGCGCGAAACCGTCAAAGCCGGAACATCGAGAAGTGGCTGACGGGGATCAACAACGACAACTATCATCTCGATCATCACCTCGATCCGACCACCCCATTCTGGCGTCTACCTGAGGCGCACGCCATCCGCATGAGCGATCTCGAATATGCGGCGCACTGCTCCGAGACAGGCGGGATATTTCAGTCTGGCCCAAATGGTGAACCTTCCATTCTGATGCTGATCAGGGACCAGAATCGGAAGCGCTTTATCGAAAGCGCGCTGGCCTAA
- a CDS encoding AMP-binding protein, translating to MDLCTLIDRNAAVAPNKAAIHFEGETLSYAALRGSIEQAARALNKELRVTKGDRVAILSLNRPEYLILLYACARLGAIMLPLNWRLAPAEQLFILSNAGARVLVVEQEFNSLLPHLAHTLPDTSVVGLDFTPPRGSTWGNLLAQGRGDGGNSHADLSCPLLIVYTSGTTGRPKGAVLRQEALLWNGVMSQHMHALTSEDHVLSVLPFFHVGGLNIQTTPALQHGATVTIHSRFAAGATLTAFERDRPTLTALVPTAIQTLTDHDAWWTADLYSLKAVSTGSTIVSQALIERVTARGVPVLQVYGSTETCPIAIYTRLGGDLSRCGSIGLPGLCCEAMIIDDAGKELPAGAPGEIAVRGPNVFCEYWGDHQATREALCDGWYRTGDIGYRDASGHYWVRDRKKNLIISGGENIYPAEVERVLGEHPDVKECAVVGRHDSHWGEVPVAYVVRRVGARIEAEALAAHVQSQVARFKVPREFIFTRELPRTALGKIQYSILKELQARSPNPEN from the coding sequence ATGGATCTCTGCACACTGATTGACCGCAATGCGGCGGTTGCTCCAAACAAGGCCGCAATTCATTTCGAGGGTGAGACGCTAAGCTACGCCGCGTTGCGGGGATCTATCGAGCAAGCCGCCCGTGCCCTGAACAAAGAGCTGAGAGTCACTAAAGGCGATCGAGTCGCCATCCTCAGCCTGAACCGGCCCGAGTATCTAATTCTTCTCTATGCCTGTGCGCGTCTTGGCGCAATTATGCTGCCTTTGAACTGGCGGCTCGCGCCGGCTGAGCAGCTCTTCATCTTGTCCAATGCCGGAGCAAGGGTATTGGTTGTCGAGCAGGAGTTCAACAGCCTTCTGCCGCATCTGGCACACACACTGCCCGACACCTCAGTCGTCGGTTTGGACTTCACGCCCCCTCGCGGGAGCACATGGGGTAACCTGTTGGCCCAAGGCCGCGGTGATGGCGGTAACTCACATGCCGACTTGAGCTGCCCGCTTCTGATCGTCTACACTTCTGGCACTACCGGGCGGCCCAAAGGCGCGGTCCTCCGACAAGAAGCTTTGCTCTGGAACGGGGTGATGAGCCAGCACATGCATGCTCTGACGTCGGAAGATCATGTGTTGTCGGTACTACCGTTCTTTCACGTGGGTGGGCTCAACATTCAGACCACTCCGGCTTTGCAACATGGTGCGACGGTCACTATCCATTCCCGATTTGCGGCAGGTGCGACACTTACTGCATTTGAGCGCGATCGGCCAACACTAACGGCATTGGTTCCGACGGCCATCCAAACATTGACTGACCACGACGCGTGGTGGACGGCAGACCTGTACTCCTTGAAGGCCGTTTCAACGGGCTCAACGATTGTGTCCCAGGCCCTGATCGAGCGCGTTACCGCGCGAGGGGTACCGGTCCTTCAAGTGTATGGCTCCACAGAAACCTGCCCCATCGCCATCTACACGAGGCTTGGGGGTGATCTCTCACGCTGCGGGTCTATTGGCCTGCCGGGTCTATGCTGTGAGGCGATGATCATTGATGACGCCGGCAAGGAGTTGCCGGCGGGTGCCCCAGGCGAAATCGCAGTGCGCGGCCCGAATGTCTTCTGTGAATACTGGGGCGATCATCAAGCGACCCGCGAGGCACTGTGTGACGGCTGGTATCGCACTGGTGACATCGGGTACCGGGATGCCAGCGGTCACTATTGGGTTCGCGATCGCAAAAAGAACCTCATTATTTCCGGCGGAGAAAACATCTATCCAGCCGAAGTCGAGCGTGTGCTCGGGGAGCACCCTGATGTCAAGGAATGCGCCGTTGTCGGTCGGCATGATTCGCACTGGGGCGAGGTGCCGGTCGCCTACGTGGTCAGGCGCGTGGGGGCACGGATCGAAGCGGAAGCATTGGCCGCGCATGTGCAGTCGCAGGTCGCTCGCTTCAAGGTCCCGCGGGAGTTCATTTTCACGAGGGAATTGCCCCGAACAGCCTTGGGCAAGATTCAGTACTCGATTTTGAAAGAGCTTCAAGCGCGGTCCCCCAATCCCGAGAATTAA
- a CDS encoding biotin carboxylase N-terminal domain-containing protein, with protein sequence MRKLPFDTVLIANRGEIAVRVIKTLRELELRSAIVYHALDAGAPAVSMADTAIAVSGRTPVAAYLDTAQIIAAAREANAGAIHPGYGFLAENADFARAVVESGFTFVGPTPESIQLMGDKIRARNFAQRNGIPVVHSAIEEDDPASFIMRARSIGAPLLVKASAGGGGKGMRIARDLDTLEDAIAEARSEAQRYFGDGRLYIERYIEKLRHIEVQVLGDSFGSVVHLFERECSVQRRFQKVIEEAPASTISPRLRQRICEAAVRIARAANYRNAGTVEFIVDGGDFYFLEMNTRLQVEHPVTEMITGIDIVAEQLYLAGGHELRFSQSDIVSKGHAIEARMCAEAPERGFSPTTGKVLVLEYPGGPGLRIDTGISQGQQITTAFDSLLAKVIVHADTRNEAALKVERVMRELVLLGCETNASFLARVLADEQFLSGQLHTGYLDENPQLAAGDSPSDLSTFLAAAALLTRPVCDSADAVPELHASLGGWRNA encoded by the coding sequence ATGCGAAAATTACCCTTTGATACCGTTCTGATCGCCAATAGAGGCGAGATTGCCGTACGCGTCATCAAGACCCTGCGCGAGCTTGAATTGCGCTCCGCAATTGTCTACCACGCTCTCGATGCGGGAGCGCCGGCCGTCTCAATGGCCGACACGGCGATTGCTGTGAGCGGTCGCACGCCGGTCGCAGCCTATCTTGATACCGCACAAATCATCGCTGCCGCCCGCGAGGCGAACGCCGGGGCGATTCACCCAGGCTATGGGTTCCTTGCAGAGAATGCGGACTTCGCAAGGGCAGTGGTCGAGTCTGGGTTCACTTTCGTCGGGCCTACTCCTGAGAGCATCCAATTGATGGGTGACAAGATTCGGGCCCGCAACTTCGCTCAGCGGAACGGGATTCCGGTCGTGCATTCAGCGATCGAAGAAGATGACCCTGCCTCGTTCATTATGAGGGCGCGATCCATTGGAGCGCCTTTGCTGGTAAAAGCATCAGCCGGCGGCGGCGGCAAGGGCATGCGGATCGCCCGCGACCTCGACACCTTGGAAGACGCCATTGCGGAGGCACGCAGTGAGGCGCAGCGCTACTTCGGGGATGGCCGGCTCTACATCGAACGATATATCGAAAAGTTACGGCATATCGAAGTGCAGGTGCTCGGCGACTCCTTCGGAAGCGTCGTTCATTTGTTCGAGCGGGAATGCTCGGTTCAGCGCAGATTTCAGAAGGTCATTGAGGAGGCGCCCGCGTCAACGATTTCCCCGCGGTTGCGCCAGAGAATCTGCGAAGCTGCCGTTCGCATCGCTCGAGCCGCCAACTATCGAAATGCAGGAACTGTGGAATTCATCGTGGATGGAGGAGATTTCTATTTCCTCGAGATGAATACGCGCCTGCAGGTGGAACATCCCGTCACCGAAATGATCACTGGCATCGATATTGTTGCCGAACAGCTCTATCTCGCCGGGGGCCATGAGCTTAGATTTTCACAGTCAGATATCGTGTCGAAAGGACACGCGATCGAAGCGAGGATGTGTGCTGAAGCTCCTGAACGCGGCTTTTCTCCTACGACGGGGAAGGTACTGGTGCTCGAGTATCCCGGCGGTCCAGGCCTACGGATCGACACTGGCATCTCGCAGGGTCAGCAGATAACGACAGCCTTTGATTCCTTGTTGGCGAAGGTGATCGTACATGCGGACACGCGTAATGAAGCTGCGCTGAAGGTCGAACGCGTGATGCGGGAGCTGGTGCTCCTCGGCTGCGAAACAAACGCGAGCTTTCTAGCGCGCGTCCTTGCCGACGAGCAATTTTTAAGCGGACAGCTCCATACTGGATATCTTGACGAAAATCCGCAGTTGGCCGCTGGCGACTCCCCGTCCGACTTGTCGACCTTCCTAGCCGCCGCCGCTCTACTGACGAGGCCAGTGTGCGATTCGGCAGATGCCGTACCTGAGCTTCACGCCTCGCTCGGCGGCTGGAGAAACGCGTGA
- a CDS encoding biotin/lipoyl-containing protein, whose protein sequence is MNHVFELEGVDYQLWLSRCQQGYRLHLGGEILVPLDFTHQGDGSGILTIADSNEPVRFAIDGDTIHLHIRGRTRVLRYRDPLLAHSLVKKDAGLLVARAPMPGVVVKTSVLPGDQISAGSALMVIESMKLESVIRAPQDGVVDRIHFSEGQSFKHGAVLVTIKEEGH, encoded by the coding sequence GTGAACCACGTTTTTGAGCTTGAAGGTGTAGATTATCAGTTGTGGCTTTCACGTTGTCAGCAGGGGTATCGCCTGCATTTGGGGGGCGAAATACTCGTACCGCTCGACTTCACCCATCAAGGCGACGGTAGCGGCATTCTTACCATTGCCGACTCAAACGAGCCGGTAAGGTTTGCGATCGATGGCGACACTATTCACCTGCATATTCGCGGCAGGACGCGCGTTCTGCGCTACCGAGACCCATTGTTAGCCCATTCGCTCGTGAAAAAGGATGCAGGTCTTCTTGTGGCGCGCGCGCCGATGCCAGGCGTGGTGGTTAAAACGTCGGTTTTGCCCGGCGACCAAATTTCCGCAGGCTCCGCGCTGATGGTGATCGAGAGCATGAAGCTGGAAAGCGTCATACGCGCGCCACAGGACGGGGTGGTCGACCGAATTCATTTTAGCGAAGGCCAGAGCTTCAAGCATGGCGCGGTACTAGTTACGATCAAAGAGGAAGGGCATTAA
- a CDS encoding LLM class flavin-dependent oxidoreductase, protein MRHTFPSKLTIGIFDHLDDDGRDIAQQYSDRLTLAETCDRLGFYAYHLAEHHCTPHGRGASSNLFLSSVAQRTRQLRVGPLVMLLSLCHPLRAFEEICTLDQLSGGRLELGIGRGSLPIELSYFGIGADAVPERYFEACEILMKAMKGGTLSYRGYHFELNNVPLTLRPHQRPHPPTWIATNRPESAAWAAANGASIACQGPASVVRKITDAFRSERVHNTGADDPVPFLGLLRMVVVGRSAAHAHSLAAPAYGRWIKNFKFLYDLNSIAVPPNLPLTLDAAIESELCVVGTAALVRRALLEQLEEAGANYLLCQLAFGDLPLEASQYTALAIQSVLMDLS, encoded by the coding sequence ATGAGACATACCTTCCCTTCAAAGCTAACCATCGGCATCTTTGATCACTTAGACGACGACGGTCGCGACATCGCACAACAGTACTCAGACCGCCTGACGTTAGCCGAGACGTGCGATCGGCTCGGTTTTTATGCATATCACCTCGCGGAGCACCATTGTACCCCGCACGGGAGAGGCGCATCGTCGAATTTGTTCTTGTCGAGCGTCGCACAGCGCACTCGGCAGCTTCGTGTCGGCCCCTTGGTCATGTTGCTCAGCCTTTGTCATCCGCTACGCGCGTTTGAAGAGATCTGTACGCTGGACCAGTTGAGCGGTGGTAGGCTCGAGCTTGGCATAGGGCGCGGCTCTCTCCCGATCGAATTGAGTTACTTCGGGATTGGTGCAGACGCGGTGCCGGAGCGCTACTTCGAAGCCTGCGAAATCCTCATGAAGGCAATGAAGGGGGGCACACTATCCTACCGAGGCTACCATTTTGAGCTGAACAATGTCCCTTTGACGCTGCGGCCTCATCAGCGTCCACATCCGCCTACATGGATCGCCACCAACCGGCCCGAGTCTGCTGCTTGGGCCGCTGCGAACGGCGCAAGCATCGCGTGCCAAGGACCCGCGTCTGTTGTTCGCAAAATTACTGATGCCTTCCGTTCCGAGCGAGTGCACAACACTGGTGCGGACGACCCAGTGCCTTTTCTCGGATTGCTCCGAATGGTAGTGGTCGGACGTTCTGCCGCGCATGCCCATTCACTCGCGGCACCTGCCTACGGCCGATGGATCAAGAACTTCAAATTCCTGTACGATCTCAACTCGATCGCCGTTCCGCCAAACTTGCCGCTGACCTTAGATGCCGCAATCGAGAGCGAGTTGTGCGTAGTAGGAACGGCAGCTCTTGTGCGCCGGGCTCTCCTCGAGCAGTTGGAAGAGGCGGGCGCCAACTACCTTCTTTGTCAACTTGCGTTTGGAGATCTGCCACTGGAGGCCTCCCAGTACACCGCCTTGGCCATTCAGTCCGTCCTTATGGATCTAAGCTGA
- a CDS encoding carboxyl transferase domain-containing protein, translated as MQRIASLVDVNSQEFHLNELHNRRLAAELNERQRAVRFDRPERDRERLRRQNKHFVRDRVEALLDPETPFLELSTLAANEAYNGGVPSAAQVVGIGIVAGREVIVHADDPSVKGGAWYPLSVKKIVRSLDIAIENRLPVVHLCDCGGGFLPLQAELFADRHHAGRIFRNQSILSKMGVPQVALVMGHCIAGGAFVPALSEYNIIVQGSGAIFLGGPSVVKVATGQHVSVDELGGADMQTTVSGTADYIAHSEMHAIAIARDLVGRINRPEKISIDRVAPEPPAYDASELYGIIPRDPRVHFDMREILARLVDGSRFHEYQPLYGRTLVCGFARLHGYQIGVLANNGVLFDDSALKGAHFIQLCDMNRTPLFFLQNITGFMVGSEYERRGITKNAAKLLMAVSGAAVPKFTVICNHSHGGGTFAMAGRAFDPRFLFTWPQAQISAMGADQATRVLTDVKAKQMAADGRRLSAEEYEVTRQSILEEYRERSSAYYATSEIWDDGILDPVDTRNALAIALSASLNAPTETPHYGIFRM; from the coding sequence ATGCAGCGCATCGCTTCTCTTGTCGACGTGAACTCGCAAGAATTTCACCTCAACGAGCTCCACAACAGAAGACTTGCGGCCGAATTAAACGAGCGCCAGCGTGCGGTCCGCTTCGACCGTCCCGAGCGCGACCGCGAGCGCCTGCGGCGACAAAACAAGCATTTTGTTCGCGACCGGGTGGAGGCTTTGCTTGATCCAGAAACGCCTTTCCTCGAACTTTCGACACTGGCCGCGAACGAGGCTTACAACGGGGGTGTGCCCAGCGCAGCGCAAGTCGTCGGCATCGGCATCGTTGCGGGACGCGAGGTGATCGTTCACGCAGATGACCCGAGCGTCAAGGGTGGAGCATGGTATCCGCTGTCAGTCAAAAAGATCGTCCGATCCCTGGATATAGCAATCGAGAACCGTCTGCCCGTCGTTCATCTTTGCGACTGTGGCGGTGGATTTCTTCCTCTGCAGGCGGAACTCTTCGCGGATCGCCACCACGCGGGCAGAATCTTCCGCAACCAATCCATTCTCTCGAAGATGGGCGTGCCGCAGGTCGCCCTCGTGATGGGACATTGCATCGCGGGAGGAGCTTTCGTTCCTGCGCTTAGCGAGTACAACATTATCGTCCAGGGAAGCGGAGCGATATTTCTCGGCGGTCCATCGGTTGTAAAAGTTGCGACTGGCCAGCACGTGTCTGTCGACGAGCTCGGCGGTGCTGACATGCAAACCACGGTATCGGGAACGGCCGACTATATCGCGCATTCAGAGATGCACGCGATTGCGATTGCCCGCGACTTAGTCGGTCGTATCAATCGTCCTGAAAAAATCTCCATCGATCGAGTCGCTCCCGAGCCGCCCGCTTATGATGCATCTGAGCTATACGGTATAATTCCAAGAGATCCTCGAGTGCACTTTGATATGCGGGAGATTCTCGCGCGCTTGGTCGATGGCAGCAGGTTCCATGAATACCAACCGCTCTACGGGCGAACTCTGGTATGCGGGTTCGCGCGCCTTCATGGATACCAAATCGGTGTTCTGGCGAATAACGGCGTGCTATTCGATGACAGTGCGTTGAAGGGCGCTCACTTCATCCAGTTGTGCGACATGAATCGGACGCCGCTGTTCTTCTTGCAGAACATCACCGGCTTCATGGTGGGCAGCGAATATGAGCGGCGTGGCATCACCAAAAATGCCGCCAAGCTACTCATGGCCGTGTCTGGAGCGGCGGTGCCCAAATTCACGGTCATTTGTAATCATTCTCACGGTGGGGGAACATTCGCCATGGCAGGGCGCGCTTTCGATCCGCGTTTTCTGTTCACCTGGCCGCAGGCTCAGATTTCAGCCATGGGTGCCGATCAAGCGACGCGAGTGCTTACGGATGTGAAGGCAAAGCAAATGGCGGCCGATGGTAGGCGCTTATCGGCGGAGGAGTACGAAGTCACGAGACAGTCGATTTTGGAAGAGTATAGGGAGCGATCAAGCGCTTACTATGCAACGTCTGAAATCTGGGACGACGGGATTCTTGATCCTGTCGACACCAGAAACGCGCTGGCAATCGCCTTGAGCGCCTCGCTCAATGCTCCCACTGAGACGCCACATTATGGCATCTTTAGGATGTAG